The following proteins come from a genomic window of Herpetosiphon gulosus:
- a CDS encoding S1 RNA-binding domain-containing protein, translating into MTVDTESMDAVQDWTTLLAEYDYQRPERGQLREGIVMRVEDSQILVDIGAKHEGVIPNQDLRRLPPELVSGIKNGDTLQVYVMEPESKEGELVLSLNMVQVERDWQEAQTMLENGQIIEAGVVGYNKGGLLVQVGRVRGFVPASQVVNLHSRTGTEGQQSAMTKMVGQNIPLKVIEVDRDRNRLVLSERAAMQRWRQSQKERLLETLEPGAIVTGRVNQLTPFGAFIDLGGADGLAHISELSWQRVNHPREVLQPGQEVQVYVLEVDRDRERIGLSLRRLQPDPWATIDQRYDLGQLIVGEVTNIAPFGVFVRVEEGVEGLIHASELTENGQSPDSLQQGQQVQVKVISLDRQRQRLGLSLRRVDGEGEAAEAPAAPVAEVVAEAATEATTEEEVGA; encoded by the coding sequence ATGACAGTGGACACCGAAAGCATGGATGCCGTTCAAGATTGGACGACACTGCTTGCTGAGTACGATTATCAACGCCCAGAACGCGGTCAATTGCGTGAAGGTATCGTCATGCGCGTCGAAGACAGCCAAATCTTGGTTGACATTGGCGCAAAACACGAGGGCGTTATCCCTAACCAAGATCTGCGCCGTTTGCCGCCAGAATTGGTCAGTGGGATCAAAAACGGTGACACACTGCAAGTGTACGTGATGGAGCCAGAATCAAAAGAAGGCGAACTGGTTCTTTCATTGAACATGGTGCAGGTCGAGCGCGATTGGCAAGAAGCCCAAACGATGCTCGAAAATGGTCAAATCATCGAAGCTGGCGTGGTCGGCTACAACAAGGGCGGTTTGTTGGTTCAAGTTGGGCGTGTGCGCGGTTTCGTACCAGCCTCACAAGTGGTCAACTTGCACAGCCGCACCGGCACTGAAGGCCAACAAAGCGCCATGACCAAGATGGTCGGCCAAAATATTCCTTTGAAAGTTATCGAAGTCGATCGCGATCGCAATCGTTTGGTGCTTTCAGAGCGTGCCGCTATGCAACGCTGGCGACAATCGCAAAAGGAACGCTTGCTCGAAACTCTTGAGCCAGGCGCAATTGTCACTGGTCGGGTCAACCAACTTACCCCATTCGGTGCTTTCATCGATTTGGGCGGTGCTGATGGTTTGGCTCACATCTCAGAGCTTTCATGGCAACGCGTCAACCACCCACGCGAAGTCTTGCAACCAGGCCAAGAAGTCCAAGTTTATGTCTTGGAAGTCGATCGCGATCGCGAACGAATTGGCTTGAGCTTGCGCCGTTTGCAGCCAGATCCATGGGCAACCATCGATCAACGCTACGACCTCGGCCAATTGATCGTTGGTGAAGTAACCAACATCGCTCCTTTCGGCGTGTTTGTGCGCGTTGAAGAAGGCGTTGAAGGTTTGATCCACGCTTCAGAATTGACCGAAAACGGCCAATCGCCCGATTCGTTGCAACAAGGCCAACAAGTGCAAGTGAAGGTGATCAGCCTTGATCGCCAACGCCAACGCCTTGGCTTGAGCTTGCGCCGCGTCGATGGCGAAGGTGAAGCCGCCGAAGCACCAGCAGCTCCTGTAGCTGAAGTGGTCGCTGAAGCCGCTACCGAAGCCACCACCGAAGAAGAAGTTGGCGCATAA
- a CDS encoding glycosyltransferase produces the protein MLKTLYITYDGLLDPLGQTQILPYLEGLAAQHGHQFVILSFEKATRWADVARRQALIESLQGYGLVWLPLRYHQRPTLPATLYDLALGLWTASVAVQRYRIQALHIRSTVPMTIALLLKRWFKLPLLFDLRGFWADERADLGMPRTGLVYRLLKKLERASLQHAEQIVTLTQQSLPYLAEHSQTPHIANKTTIIPCSANLQVWQRDLAARTQIRQALGWHTNPILVYSGSLGGGYRSGDMAECFATWLHAEPHLRWLVLSNQDPQPLITALQHLNVPAESYTIRGVASNEVAQWLSVADAALSLITPSYAKIASSPTKFGEYLACGLPIFSNAGIGDSDQLFAQGVAIKIDDFTVTAYQAAWQAYQALREQPDLAQRCRDLAEREFDLQLAIERYAACYRELEA, from the coding sequence ATGCTAAAAACACTCTACATTACCTATGATGGTTTACTCGATCCGCTGGGTCAAACCCAGATTTTACCCTATTTAGAGGGCTTGGCTGCTCAGCACGGCCATCAATTTGTGATTCTTTCGTTTGAAAAGGCTACACGTTGGGCCGATGTCGCGCGGCGGCAAGCCTTGATTGAGAGTTTACAAGGCTATGGCTTGGTTTGGTTGCCATTGCGTTATCATCAACGCCCAACCCTACCCGCAACTTTGTATGATCTGGCACTTGGGTTGTGGACGGCCAGCGTGGCAGTCCAGCGCTATCGAATTCAAGCTTTGCACATTCGCTCGACTGTGCCAATGACGATTGCCTTGTTGCTCAAACGCTGGTTCAAACTCCCCTTGCTGTTCGATCTGCGCGGTTTTTGGGCTGATGAACGCGCCGATTTGGGCATGCCGCGCACAGGCTTGGTGTATCGTTTGCTCAAAAAACTTGAGCGTGCCAGCCTACAACACGCCGAGCAGATTGTGACCCTAACCCAGCAAAGTTTGCCCTATTTGGCCGAACATAGCCAAACACCGCACATCGCCAATAAAACCACAATTATTCCATGCTCGGCCAATTTGCAAGTTTGGCAGCGCGATTTAGCCGCTCGAACCCAAATTCGCCAAGCACTCGGTTGGCACACCAACCCAATTTTGGTGTATAGTGGCTCGTTGGGTGGTGGTTATCGGAGCGGCGACATGGCCGAATGTTTTGCTACATGGCTGCACGCTGAGCCACATTTGCGCTGGCTTGTGCTCTCCAACCAAGATCCGCAACCCTTGATCACGGCCTTGCAGCATTTGAATGTCCCCGCAGAATCTTATACAATCCGTGGTGTGGCCAGTAATGAGGTGGCTCAATGGCTCAGCGTGGCCGATGCAGCACTTTCCTTGATCACGCCCAGCTATGCCAAAATTGCCTCATCGCCAACCAAATTTGGCGAATATTTGGCCTGTGGCCTGCCAATTTTTAGCAACGCAGGTATTGGCGATAGCGATCAATTATTTGCCCAAGGGGTGGCAATCAAGATTGATGATTTTACCGTAACAGCCTATCAAGCGGCGTGGCAAGCCTATCAAGCCTTGCGCGAACAGCCCGACTTGGCGCAACGCTGTCGGGATTTGGCCGAACGTGAGTTTGATTTGCAGCTGGCGATTGAACGCTACGCCGCCTGTTATCGTGAGCTAGAAGCATGA
- a CDS encoding glycosyltransferase family 39 protein yields the protein MRTIMWIKNHRWLSSLLVGLVCLGLGGLAGLMPLRYLAGVAFCLGLTIIAYAWVWLISKPDELRGMLLLCLAAMGLRWGASFALEFLWPSFENLSDGAAYGPHAMTIAQAWNANYFASYEAVVATPVGAPGYVYFSAVIFWLFGPNTLLVKLANGLFAGMAAVYTAKLGNHFFDQRVGRFAALWMLIMPSLILWTSQNLKDSAVVLLSVWILYVASQGLRSSLWQIPLLVLLIGALMSVRRETSIGIALMIALTIGFQQTRHWLTRLSLSTITIVALGLVLSSSGYGFLGSNYLQERLSLSAISEKREANSTGTGTIENTIDTTTPLGFARYLPIALINFWLRPWPWEATKSTAQLLTIPEAALLWYPLWVLAMLGMLLAWRSRWRETMLLWLYLLAGSAAAAPQYGNFGTAYRHRVQLWPIFFLFAGYCWYRWRDARAQQRQAMLTRYVQSIEQQAASLQ from the coding sequence ATGCGCACAATTATGTGGATTAAGAATCATCGTTGGCTCAGTTCATTGTTGGTAGGCTTGGTTTGCCTTGGTTTAGGTGGGCTAGCGGGCTTGATGCCGCTGCGCTATTTGGCAGGCGTGGCATTTTGCCTTGGCCTAACGATAATCGCCTATGCTTGGGTTTGGCTGATTAGTAAGCCCGATGAATTACGGGGCATGTTGTTGCTGTGTTTGGCAGCAATGGGACTGCGTTGGGGAGCCAGCTTTGCACTCGAATTTCTCTGGCCAAGCTTCGAAAATCTCAGCGATGGTGCAGCTTATGGCCCACATGCCATGACGATTGCCCAAGCTTGGAATGCTAATTATTTTGCCAGCTACGAGGCGGTGGTTGCAACTCCGGTTGGTGCGCCAGGCTATGTTTATTTCTCGGCGGTGATTTTTTGGCTGTTTGGGCCGAATACCTTGCTCGTAAAATTGGCTAATGGCTTGTTTGCCGGTATGGCAGCGGTGTACACCGCCAAGTTAGGCAATCATTTTTTTGATCAACGGGTTGGGCGGTTTGCCGCGCTGTGGATGCTAATTATGCCATCGCTGATTTTGTGGACTTCGCAAAATCTCAAAGATAGCGCGGTGGTGTTGCTCTCAGTCTGGATTTTGTATGTTGCCAGCCAAGGTTTACGCTCATCATTATGGCAAATTCCATTGTTGGTACTGCTGATTGGGGCGTTGATGAGCGTGCGACGCGAAACCTCAATTGGCATTGCCTTGATGATTGCCCTGACGATTGGCTTTCAGCAAACTCGCCATTGGCTAACCCGTTTGAGTCTGAGCACCATCACGATTGTGGCTTTGGGCTTGGTGCTTTCGAGCAGTGGCTATGGTTTTTTGGGCAGCAATTATCTGCAAGAGCGGCTTTCGCTCAGCGCAATTAGCGAAAAACGCGAGGCTAACTCAACTGGCACAGGCACAATTGAAAATACAATTGATACGACCACCCCGCTGGGTTTTGCCCGCTATTTGCCAATTGCCTTGATTAATTTCTGGTTGCGACCATGGCCGTGGGAAGCCACCAAAAGCACCGCCCAATTGCTGACAATTCCCGAAGCGGCGCTGTTATGGTATCCGCTCTGGGTTTTGGCAATGCTTGGTATGTTGTTGGCATGGCGTAGTCGTTGGCGCGAAACCATGCTGCTATGGCTTTATTTGCTCGCTGGCAGCGCGGCGGCGGCTCCACAATATGGCAATTTTGGTACAGCCTATCGCCATCGGGTACAGCTCTGGCCAATTTTCTTCTTGTTTGCAGGCTATTGTTGGTATCGTTGGCGCGATGCGCGTGCTCAGCAACGCCAAGCTATGTTGACCCGCTATGTCCAGAGCATCGAGCAGCAGGCTGCCTCATTACAATAA
- the ftsY gene encoding signal recognition particle-docking protein FtsY, producing the protein MFRRLFGGEERSEQEIKQEEKKIEQSVQKTRSGFFGRITAMFRSEDPITNELWDELEELLIAGDVGAENALKIVERVREKCEKKGFKFASEARSLLKSELVNRLDVDTPQYSERSTKPYVILVVGVNGVGKTTLIAKLANRYKAMGKNVILAAADTFRAAAIDQLQHWAERVGVPMISQQPGSDPGAVAYDATQATYNQQADVLIIDTAGRLQSKHNLMKELEKISNVVKKRWQYAPHEVLLVLDATTGQNGLIQARAFTQAAQVTHLALTKLDGTAKGGIAFAIVQEIERPIKYIGTGETINDLALFDGESFVNALFEEE; encoded by the coding sequence ATGTTTCGACGACTCTTCGGTGGTGAAGAACGCTCCGAACAAGAAATTAAACAAGAAGAAAAAAAGATTGAACAAAGTGTTCAAAAAACCCGTAGTGGCTTTTTTGGCCGAATTACGGCCATGTTTCGTAGCGAAGATCCCATCACCAATGAGCTTTGGGATGAGCTAGAGGAATTGTTGATTGCTGGCGATGTTGGGGCCGAAAATGCCCTGAAAATTGTCGAGCGGGTGCGCGAAAAGTGCGAGAAGAAGGGCTTTAAGTTTGCCAGTGAAGCCCGTTCGTTGCTCAAAAGCGAGCTCGTCAACCGCCTCGATGTGGACACGCCGCAATACTCTGAACGCTCAACCAAGCCGTATGTGATTTTGGTGGTGGGGGTCAATGGGGTTGGCAAAACCACCTTGATCGCCAAATTGGCCAATCGTTACAAAGCCATGGGCAAAAATGTAATCCTCGCTGCCGCTGATACCTTCCGTGCAGCGGCGATTGATCAGTTGCAACACTGGGCTGAGCGGGTTGGCGTGCCGATGATTAGCCAACAACCTGGCTCTGATCCTGGCGCGGTGGCTTATGATGCAACCCAAGCAACCTACAATCAACAAGCCGACGTGCTGATTATCGACACGGCTGGGCGCTTGCAAAGCAAGCACAACTTGATGAAGGAGCTTGAAAAAATTTCCAATGTGGTCAAGAAGCGCTGGCAATATGCTCCCCACGAGGTGTTGTTGGTGCTCGATGCCACGACTGGCCAAAATGGCTTAATTCAAGCGCGAGCCTTTACCCAAGCTGCCCAAGTGACCCACTTGGCCTTGACCAAACTTGATGGCACAGCCAAAGGTGGCATTGCCTTCGCGATTGTCCAAGAAATCGAGCGCCCGATTAAATATATCGGCACTGGCGAAACGATCAACGATTTAGCCTTGTTCGATGGTGAATCTTTCGTTAATGCGCTCTTCGAGGAGGAATAA
- a CDS encoding FG-GAP-like repeat-containing protein, with protein MLLYRRLGMLFCVLLIGLLIQPVQAQSTVPYQAGFPDSEPYGSFFASPSVVDLNNDGKLEVLTADSTGCIWGWDQDGKELAGFPWKTGTVCDDDPRINSSLAIGDIDNDGKLEVVAGTRGSAATSGKRGKVFVFDNQGRVRSGWPREMAWANITNGNEPEFMSVTIANIIGDSRMEVIGITTNEAGSDTNYAPNVYAWSHNGATVSGFPTSSHKGSGAFGQVSAADIDNDGYAEILMGRDELYFYAYNGKGQLLSGWPLQTYLDESKRTWGKDKYIEYTRVAPAIGDLDNDGKQEIVFAGKVRDPLSSHQQTTSALLVVGADGKRKAGWSVGKTVGKPLKANYFTPNNPVALADFDNDGKLEIVVTYDDGTIRAYKHDGTQLWSYNYTSGKKLYASEVAIGDVTGDGKVDIVFGTYSFDTTANTYVRLYALNTSGVNQAPYPLKFTYEPNSTNFKGISAGPTLADLDRDGDTEILAHSKGGILYVWDTPARYRLDRMPWPTARQNNYRNGKYTR; from the coding sequence GTGTTGTTGTATCGACGATTAGGGATGTTGTTTTGTGTGTTGTTAATTGGTTTATTGATTCAGCCTGTGCAGGCTCAATCGACAGTGCCCTACCAAGCAGGTTTTCCTGATTCTGAACCATATGGCAGTTTTTTTGCCTCGCCCAGCGTGGTTGATCTTAATAATGATGGCAAATTAGAAGTATTAACCGCCGATAGCACTGGCTGTATTTGGGGCTGGGATCAAGATGGCAAGGAATTGGCGGGCTTTCCTTGGAAAACAGGCACAGTCTGCGATGATGATCCACGCATCAATAGCTCATTAGCGATTGGCGATATTGATAATGATGGCAAACTTGAAGTTGTGGCCGGAACCCGTGGCAGCGCTGCAACCTCTGGCAAACGTGGCAAGGTCTTTGTGTTTGATAATCAGGGTCGGGTGCGTAGCGGTTGGCCCCGTGAAATGGCTTGGGCCAATATCACCAACGGCAACGAGCCAGAATTTATGAGCGTGACGATCGCCAATATTATCGGCGATTCGCGCATGGAAGTGATTGGGATTACCACCAACGAGGCAGGCAGCGATACTAATTATGCGCCGAATGTCTATGCATGGTCGCACAATGGTGCAACTGTGAGCGGTTTTCCAACTTCATCGCACAAAGGCTCTGGTGCATTTGGTCAAGTCAGCGCCGCCGATATTGATAACGATGGCTATGCCGAAATTTTGATGGGCCGCGATGAATTATATTTTTATGCCTACAATGGCAAAGGCCAATTGCTCAGTGGCTGGCCCTTGCAAACCTATCTTGATGAAAGCAAACGCACTTGGGGCAAAGATAAATATATTGAATATACGCGGGTTGCACCAGCGATCGGCGATTTAGATAACGATGGCAAACAGGAGATTGTGTTTGCGGGCAAAGTACGTGATCCGTTGAGTAGCCACCAACAAACTACCAGCGCCTTGTTGGTGGTTGGAGCCGATGGTAAACGCAAAGCTGGCTGGTCGGTTGGCAAAACGGTTGGCAAACCGCTCAAAGCCAATTATTTCACGCCCAACAACCCGGTGGCCTTGGCCGATTTCGACAATGATGGCAAATTGGAAATTGTTGTGACCTACGACGATGGTACGATTCGCGCCTACAAACACGATGGCACACAGTTATGGTCGTACAACTACACCAGTGGCAAAAAATTGTATGCCAGCGAGGTGGCAATTGGCGATGTAACTGGCGATGGCAAAGTTGATATTGTCTTTGGAACCTATAGTTTTGATACGACCGCCAATACTTATGTGCGCTTGTATGCACTCAACACCAGTGGTGTAAACCAAGCTCCCTATCCACTAAAATTCACCTACGAACCAAATAGCACCAATTTTAAAGGTATTTCAGCTGGCCCAACCTTGGCCGATCTTGATCGCGATGGCGATACTGAGATCTTGGCCCATAGCAAGGGCGGCATTTTATATGTTTGGGATACGCCAGCCCGCTATCGTTTGGATCGTATGCCATGGCCGACGGCGCGACAAAATAATTATCGCAATGGTAAATATACGCGCTAA
- a CDS encoding glycosyltransferase family 4 protein: MNQPRTVLCLTAYQPMLTASVRYRIMPYAPALAAAGIQLRYLPFATPQLQRLLYQPKRYPQKIVAMLGALTQWLVKLPRQPAAVIVQREAALIGAPVIERWFSRRVPVIFDFDDAIFLPTDPKRSINGWLSRLARPANKTDQLLSLSSMVWAGNAYLADYAQRFNANVQIIPTVVDCEQCQPRSVPSTHICTLGWVGSHSTARYLEQLVPVLRQLAQRYRFRLLVVGAAKPLEIEGIECINHDWQQAREWHDFQQIDIGLYPIEADLWAEGKCGLKAIQYGAAAIPSVCSAVGVNQQIIGHGQTGFLANDSTEWLEYLARLLEDGQLRQTIGQAARQKIEAEYSVQRYQTNIVAALKDYVCVESAESSVQA, encoded by the coding sequence ATGAACCAACCGCGCACTGTGCTGTGTTTGACAGCCTATCAACCAATGCTAACAGCCAGTGTGCGCTATCGAATTATGCCCTATGCTCCGGCTTTGGCCGCAGCGGGGATTCAACTGCGTTATTTGCCCTTTGCTACGCCGCAACTTCAGCGTTTGCTCTACCAACCCAAACGTTACCCGCAAAAAATTGTGGCGATGCTGGGCGCTTTGACCCAATGGTTGGTTAAGTTGCCGCGTCAGCCAGCCGCCGTGATTGTGCAACGCGAGGCGGCGTTAATTGGTGCACCAGTGATCGAGCGTTGGTTTAGTCGGCGCGTACCAGTGATTTTCGATTTTGATGATGCGATTTTCCTGCCAACCGATCCCAAGCGCAGTATCAATGGTTGGCTGAGCCGTTTGGCCCGACCTGCCAATAAAACCGATCAATTATTGAGTTTGAGCAGCATGGTTTGGGCTGGCAATGCCTATTTGGCGGATTATGCACAACGCTTCAATGCCAATGTGCAGATTATTCCGACCGTGGTTGATTGTGAACAGTGCCAGCCGCGATCTGTGCCAAGCACTCACATTTGTACGCTCGGCTGGGTTGGCAGCCATTCGACCGCCCGCTATTTGGAGCAACTTGTGCCTGTGTTGCGCCAATTGGCGCAGCGCTATCGCTTTCGCTTATTGGTGGTTGGTGCAGCCAAGCCGCTTGAAATTGAGGGGATTGAATGTATCAATCACGATTGGCAGCAAGCCCGCGAATGGCATGATTTTCAGCAGATCGACATTGGTTTATACCCAATTGAAGCCGATTTATGGGCCGAAGGCAAATGTGGCCTCAAGGCAATTCAATATGGTGCAGCAGCAATTCCTAGCGTCTGTAGCGCTGTCGGAGTCAATCAACAAATTATCGGGCATGGTCAAACTGGATTTCTGGCCAATGATTCGACCGAATGGCTTGAATATTTGGCACGTTTGCTCGAAGATGGGCAATTGCGGCAAACGATCGGCCAAGCCGCCCGCCAAAAAATCGAGGCCGAATACAGCGTGCAACGCTATCAAACCAACATCGTAGCAGCACTCAAGGATTATGTATGTGTGGAATCTGCGGAATCGTCAGTACAAGCTTAA
- the asnB gene encoding asparagine synthase (glutamine-hydrolyzing), producing the protein MCGICGIVSTSLIEPNAVHAMNHQLIHRGPDGAGIWQTAHAQLGHRRLAIIDLVTGDQPFSSPDGAWQLVFNGEIYNFQALRQQLHGLGHQFHTNSDTEVLLAALIEWGEHAFSHLAGMFAFAAWHQPSQSLWLVRDRLGKKPLYYSQTKHGLIFGSEIKALLQYPELDRSLNPQALSAYLTYGYVPNPATWYANIQQLAPGHALVWQAGSIRAWQWWQARQIAQQPRLNISEKAAIEQTRQLVRAGVERRLISDVPLGAFLSGGLDSSIVVAEAQALLGQQLHTFSIGFEGGGWYDESSYAELVAKQLGTKHQCFMVEPDAIAKLPQLLAHYDEPFLDSSALPMALLSQMTREHCTVALSGDGGDEVFAGYERFGAGLWTQRYQQLPRLLRQMIEQTIAMLPQTNANSRLARLKRVLAKIQLPLEQGFPRWLMAFTPEELADWGLPALQPSAAERFRQATQGIADPLAQLICYNLASYLPDDLLVKADRMSMAYGLEVRSPFLDQHLVEWALQLPANLHWRGGRGKWLLRQAYAERLPKTIIERPKHGFGVPLDQWFRQQLKPMLHDYLLSPTSHIQQWLTKAKLEQLCQAHWAGTINAGHQLWTLLTLELWLQTHHQMRPYAHNYVD; encoded by the coding sequence ATGTGTGGAATCTGCGGAATCGTCAGTACAAGCTTAATCGAGCCAAACGCCGTTCACGCCATGAACCACCAATTGATTCATCGCGGGCCTGATGGTGCTGGCATATGGCAAACTGCCCATGCCCAATTAGGCCATCGGCGTTTGGCGATTATCGATTTAGTTACTGGCGATCAGCCATTCAGCAGCCCCGATGGCGCGTGGCAATTAGTCTTTAATGGCGAGATCTACAATTTTCAGGCCTTGCGTCAGCAATTGCATGGGCTTGGGCATCAATTTCACACCAACAGCGATACCGAGGTGCTGCTGGCCGCCTTGATTGAATGGGGCGAGCACGCTTTTTCGCACTTAGCAGGTATGTTTGCCTTTGCAGCTTGGCATCAACCAAGCCAAAGTTTATGGTTGGTGCGTGATCGCTTGGGCAAAAAGCCGCTCTACTACAGCCAAACCAAGCATGGATTAATCTTTGGCTCGGAGATCAAAGCGCTGTTGCAATACCCTGAGCTTGATCGTAGTCTAAATCCACAAGCCCTGAGCGCCTATTTGACCTATGGCTATGTGCCAAATCCGGCTACCTGGTATGCCAACATTCAGCAACTTGCGCCAGGCCATGCTTTGGTTTGGCAAGCGGGTAGCATTCGCGCATGGCAATGGTGGCAAGCACGCCAGATTGCCCAACAACCACGGCTCAACATCTCGGAAAAAGCCGCCATCGAACAAACTCGTCAATTGGTGCGAGCCGGAGTTGAGCGGCGCTTGATCAGTGATGTGCCATTGGGGGCGTTTCTGAGTGGTGGCTTGGATTCAAGCATTGTGGTGGCTGAAGCCCAAGCCTTGTTGGGTCAGCAACTGCACACGTTTAGTATTGGCTTTGAGGGCGGCGGCTGGTACGATGAAAGTTCCTACGCCGAGTTGGTTGCCAAACAGCTTGGCACCAAACACCAGTGTTTTATGGTTGAGCCTGATGCGATTGCCAAATTACCACAGTTGCTAGCCCACTACGATGAACCGTTTCTTGATTCGTCGGCTTTGCCCATGGCCTTGCTCAGCCAAATGACCCGCGAACATTGCACTGTGGCCTTATCGGGCGATGGTGGCGACGAGGTGTTTGCTGGCTACGAGCGCTTTGGCGCAGGCTTATGGACGCAGCGTTATCAGCAATTGCCGCGCTTGCTCCGCCAAATGATCGAGCAAACCATCGCGATGTTGCCGCAAACCAACGCCAATAGTCGCTTGGCACGGCTTAAACGGGTGCTAGCAAAAATCCAATTGCCGCTTGAGCAGGGCTTTCCACGTTGGCTTATGGCCTTCACACCCGAAGAATTGGCCGATTGGGGCTTGCCTGCGCTGCAACCAAGCGCCGCCGAGCGCTTTCGCCAAGCAACTCAGGGCATTGCCGATCCGCTAGCTCAATTAATCTGTTATAACCTTGCTAGTTATTTGCCCGATGATCTGTTGGTAAAGGCCGATCGTATGAGCATGGCCTATGGTTTAGAAGTCCGTTCGCCATTTTTGGATCAACACTTGGTTGAGTGGGCTTTGCAATTGCCAGCCAATTTGCACTGGCGTGGTGGGCGTGGCAAGTGGCTTTTACGCCAAGCGTATGCCGAACGCTTACCCAAAACAATTATCGAACGCCCCAAACATGGCTTTGGTGTGCCGCTGGATCAATGGTTTCGCCAACAACTCAAGCCCATGCTGCACGATTATTTGCTCTCACCTACCAGCCACATTCAGCAATGGCTGACCAAAGCCAAACTTGAGCAGCTTTGCCAAGCGCATTGGGCTGGTACAATCAACGCTGGACATCAACTTTGGACATTGCTCACCTTAGAATTATGGCTACAAACTCATCACCAAATGAGGCCATATGCGCACAATTATGTGGATTAA